The segment GTCGCGACCCTGTTCGCGCTCGAACTCGAGGCCGCGGGCCAGTTCGAGGCCTCCCAGACGCTCGCGGGAACGGTGTTTCTGGTGATCTTCATCACCGTCGTCATCCAGGCGGGCTTCGCTCGCCAGATCGCGGAGTACTTTCAGGTGATTCCAATGCGCACGATAATCGTCGGCGGCGGCCGAATCGGTCGGGCCCTCGCCACGCGACTGGAGAAACGAGGCGAAAACGTGGTGCTGGTCGATCGGGACCCCGAGGTCGTTACCCGGTTACAGGAAGCGGGATTCGCGGCCGCCGCCGGGAACGGAACCGACGACTCCGCTCTTCGAGATGCGGGTATCGACGACGCCAAGATCGTCGTCGCGACGACCGCGGACGACGATACGAACCTGCTGGTCTCACAGCTCGCGCGGACGAAGTTCGACGTCGAAACCGTCGTCGCCCGCGTCAACGACCCCGAGAACGTCGACGCCTTCGAGACGCTCGGCGTGCGCGCGATCGACGTCTCGAGCGCGACGGCGTGGTCGATCGACAACGAGATCGAACGCCCCGCGCTGGCCCACTGGATGACCGAACTCGGCGAGGGCCACGACGCACAGGAGATTACCGTCACGGCCACGGACCTGCCAGGCTCGACCATCGCCGAACTGGACGCCGAGATTCCCGACGGCTGTATCGTCGCTGTGCTCGCTCGAGAGGGCGAGACCTACGTTCCGAACGCGGACACCGTCCTCGAGGAGGGAGACCACGTGACCTTCATCGGTCGCGACGACGCCGTTCGATCCGCGGTGCGACGATTCCACCCGCACGATTGACCGACGGCGTCGGCCAGTCGTGAACGCAGCTACGGTCGGGCCTCGAGAGGCCCCGTTTCGGCCGACTCGCGGGCGAGTATCGAAAGACAACCGTTAAAAGCGGCGGGCGGAAAGGTAGCGGTATGAGTTCCACGGATAGACGAGAGACGCGCTCCTGTGTCTCTTGTGGGATCAACATCTCGGGAACGAACGCTGCAGCGTTCAAGTGCCCCGAATGTGGCAACCAGATTTACCGCTGTGCAAAGTGCCGGAAACAGAGCAACCTCTACGAGTGTGACGACTGCGGGTTCACCGGACCTTAAGTACGACAATGGGGAAAGTAGCCGCCAAAATCAAGGTCATGCCGAACAGTCCCGAGATCGACCTCGACGCGCTCCAAGAGCGCCTCGAGAGCGCGCTCCCGGAGGGCGCCAAAATCAACGGCACCGAACGCGAGGAGGTCGCGTTCGGTCTCGTCGCCCTGTACGCGACGGTCATCGTCCCCGACGGCGCGGGCGGGACCGAAACCGTCGAGGAGAGCTTCGGCGACGTCGAAGGCGTCGAGAGCGTCGGCGTGGAGAACGTCGGTCGAATCTAACGCGGTAGTCGATTTCGAAACGGTACTTCGATTTCTCGAGCGGCGGATCGTTCCATGAGCGCCCCGCTCCCGAGACAGCTGACTATCCTTCGACGGTTGCTCTCGGCCTTTAGACGGTTTCGTGTCACTGTTTTGTGATGTGTTCGTCTCCCGATCACGAAAAGCGACGGGGCGATCGAACCGGTGATTCGTGCGGCTTCGATCCGAGTCGTTCAGTTGTCCGGCCCTCGAGCGCCGAGGTCGGCTTCCGATACCATCTGCGCGCCGGTCGGCGAGAGGTCGACCGTGACGTCCTCGGAGACGGCCTTGCTGATCTCGTCTAGGTTTCCGGCCAGAACCGTCAGAACGTCCTGCGGATCGATGTAGATCAACATGTTGCCGTCCTGGCCTTCGGTCACGAGCTGCAGGTCGTTCAACGCGACCTGATTGTCCTGGATGGACGCGGCCACCACGGGCAGCGCGGTCGGTTTCCCCTGTTCGTCCTCGCGCACCTTTCGAATGTGGACTGCGTCGAGATCGATGATGTCCTTGTACTCTTTGATCTGTTCGGCGCAGTTGACCATGTCGTTGATGACGTCGGTCCGCTTGTCGTTGCCGTGGTCGCCGTCGAGACAGTGCTGGCAGACGCGCAGTTCGATTTGCATGAGTGGTCCTATCGGGCCCGGACCGATGAGATTTCCGCTTCGCGGGTCGGGTGAGAGAGCGGGCGTGGTACTCGTCGCGCGAAGACGTGCGTTTTATAACCGTCACCGCTCAAATCAGTCGTACGACTATGCCGAAATCTAATGGGCCACGCCAAGGAACTCGGAGAAAACTCGCGAACGATCCTCGGGACCGCGGTACGTCGCCGCCACAGCGGGCGATTCAGGACTACGACGACGGACAGAAAGTCCACCTGAAGATCGACCCGAGCATTCCTGACGGACGTTTCCATCCGCGATTCGACGGGCAGACTGGACGCGTCGTCGGGAAACAGGGGAGCGCGTTCAAAGTCCAGATCAACGACGGCGGCAAGGACAAAACGGTGCTCGTCTCGGCCGCGCACATGAGCGCGCAGGAATGACGATCTTCAAAGAGATCGTCGACGAGGAGTTCCTGACGGTCTCGGACGTGAAGGAACACCTCGCCGATATCGAGACCGAACGCGCGCTCGAGGAGGACCGAGAGCTTCGCTACGAGCTCGCGCGGACGATCGAGCACGTCAACCGGTTCGCCGTCCTCGACCCCGAGGACGCACAGGCGCTGGTCGAGGATCTCCAGGACCACGAGAAAGTCGACGAGGAAACCGCCTACAAGATCACGAACCTCCTCCCACAGGACCGAGACGAACTCCGATCGGTCTACGCACAGCAGCGCTACTCGCTGTCGGGAGACGAACTCGACGAGATTCTCAACACCATCGCCCGGTACGCCTGACTCGGGAACTGTGTGATAGCGAGCCGACTCTTTAAGTACGCCGTCACCGTATCGAACCTTAATGAGCGAAGCCGAGCGCGACGAGACGAACGTACGCCGGACGGTTGTGCTTGATTACCTCGCACACGGCCTCTCCGACGACGGCCGCCCGCAGTACGCGAAGTCGCCAGCGGGGTACGCGATGGACATCGAGGACTTCTCCCTCTACGAGGTCGCGTTCGACGAGGACGAACGACTCACGATCGGAAGCGAGGTCGTCGTCGAACCCGCCGAAGAGCGGGACATCGTGGTCGAGGCGCGCGAGGTCGAGTATGACGACCTGTCGTCGGGTGCACAGTCCGAACTCGAGTACGTCGTTCAGGACTTGGTCGCAGACCACGAAGAGCGCTTCGTCGATTTCTACAACGAGGCACAGCCGATCACGTTACGGCTCCACCAGTTGAACCTCCTGCCGGGCATCGGGAAGAAACTCAGAAACGGCATCCTCGACGAACGAAAGCGCAAGCCGTTCGACGACTTCGAGGAACTGGCAGATCGGGTCTCCGGGTTGCACGATCCGGACGAGATCCTCGTCGAACGGATCATTCAGGAGTTGCGCGACGACGATCTGAAGTACAAGACGTTCGTGGGCCAACGCGATCAGGAGTAGCGTCCGCTTTCTGACGCCGAGACGGTGCGTTTACACGCCGGGAACTCGAAGCGCCGAGCGATGAGAGACCCAGACGGCCTGATCGCTCGAGCCGGCGTTCGGGGCGATCCGGACCGGGACCAGCACTTTCTGATCGACGACCGCGTGCTCGATCGGCTGCCGACGTATCTGACAGAAATCGACGCTGATACGTCCCACGTGCTCGAGATCGGTGGCGGAACCGGCGCGCTGACGGATCGGCTGCTCGCGGTCGCCGACGCGGTGACCGTGATCGAGCGCGACCGGAAGCTGGCCGCGTTCCTTCGCGAGGAGTTCGCCGACGAAATCGAGGACGGACGACTGACGGTCGTCGAAGGGGACGCACTCGAGGTCGAGTTACCCGGGTTTACGGCGTCCGTTTCGAACCTCCCCTACGGCGTCTCGAGTGAGATCACGTTTCGGCTGCTGCCGGAATCCCGGCCGCTCGTGTTGATGTTCCAGCAGGAGTTCGCCGAACGGATGGTCGCCGAGCCCGGGGCGTCCGAGTACGGCCGACTGTCGGTGTCGACCCAGCACTACGCGGACGTCGAACTCGTCGAAACGATCCCGAAAGAGGCGTTTTCGCCGCCGCCCGCGGTCCAGAGCGCGGTCGTCCGGCTCGCGCCGCGCGACCCGGAGTACGAAGTCGACGACGAAGGGTTCTTCCTCCGGTTCGTCAAGGCGCTTTTCACGCAGCGCCGGAAGACGATGCGAAACGCCGTTCGGAACACGGGCCACATCTCGAGGCTCGCGGATCCCGACGCGGTCGTCGACGCGGCCGACGAGGACCTGCTTCGAAAGCGCCCCGACGCCGTGACGCCCGCCGAGTTCGCCGCGCTCGCGAACCTCGCGACGGACGTGAGCGATCGAACCGACGGCTGAGTACCGAAACCGACGGCGACTGAGTATCAGAAGCGACGCTCTCACGGCAGAGTACCGACAGTTCTCGCGGACAGTTTCCACCGCGGTCGACCGACGGATACAGGTGGGTCCAACGACGAAACGATCGAAAGGGACAGAGATGTTCGAGGTACTCTTCGGGCTCGACTGGTTGGGGGAGCAGTTTTCGACGTCGACCCAGCGCCTCGTCGTGACGATCGCGACGGTTGGGGTGTTGCTCTACGTCGTGGTGTCGTACCAGCGGATACAGAACTGGCTTTCCACCCGAACACGCGCGCTGTACGCCGATTTCGTCACGATGTTTCTCCTCTTTTGTGCCTGTGGTGTCGCGCTCGCGGTCATCCTCGGCGTCTGGCAGGAAACGACACTGATTACGAACGAATTCGAGCGTCTGAACCCCCAGTCACCGGAGATCGCTCGCGCCGTCATCTCCGCGATCCTCCTCCTGAGCGGGTTTATCGTGACGCGTTTCGTCCGGCGGGTCATACAGGAGTTGTTCAGTTCGTCGACGGCCGTCACCGACCACCAGCGCGAGGTCACCCATCGCCTTACACAGGTGGCGATCTGGGCGCTCACGATGGTCGTGATTCTGGGCGTCTGGATCGACGACTTGAACGGGCTGTTGGTCGGCGCGGGCCTGTTCGGTGCGGGGCTCGGAATGGCGGCCAAGCAGACGCTGAGTTCGGTCCTCGCGGGATTCGTCCTGATGTTCTCGCGGCCGTTCGAGATCGGCGACTGGATCGAAGTACAGGACAGCGAGGGGACCGTGACCGACATTTCGATCTTCAACACGCGGATCCAGTCGTTCGACGGCGAGTACATCATGGTACCCAACGACATCATCGCCTCGGGCATGATCATCAACCGCTCGCGGCGGGGGCGACTGCGAGTCGAAATCGAGATCGGCGTCGACTACACCGCCGACGTCGAGCGGGCGGCCGAGCTAGCGGAACAGACGCTGCAGGACCTCGAGATCGCCCAGACGGCACCGGCTCCCCACGTGGTCTCGAAGGGGTTCGGCGACTCCGCGGTGCTTTTGAGCGCGCGATTCTGGATCGACAAGCCGAGCGCGCGCCGACGCTGGCGCGCACGGACCGCGGGCGTTACGGCGATCAAGGACGCCTTCGACGAGGAGGGCATCAAGATCCCGTATCCACAGCGCGAACTGTCCGGACGCGCTGAACGGGGCGGGTTCGTGCTAGCCAACGACGAGGGGATCGAACCGGCGAGCGCCGATGCCGCGAACTCCGACGATGATTCGTCCGGATCGCACGCCGCACAGTACGACGAACGGACCGACGCCCGTTCGAAACGCGCCGATTCCGATTCGGGACGCGACGCGAACTCGGACGGGGACGGCTCCGATTCGGAGTCCGACGAGGACGGCGAACGAGTCGCGCCCTCGGAGGACGGATAGATGGATCTCGCCGACCGACGCGACCTCGAGACCGACGTCTACCAGCCGGCGGAGGACTCGGAGCTGCTCGCCGACGCCGCCTGCGACCGGCTCGAGGAGGAGGACCTCGTGCTCGAGGTCGGCACCGGCTCGGGCTACGTCGCGAACCGACTCGCCGAGGAGACGGGTGCGCGCGTGATCGCCTCCGACGTGAACCCCCATGCCCTCGCGCAGGCTCGCAGCGAGGGCGTCGAGCCGGTTCGGGCCGATCTGGTCGAACCGTTCGCCGACGGCCGTTTCGACGCGGTCGCGTTCAACCCGCCGTACCTCCCGACGGAATCCGACACCGAGTGGGACGACTGGATGGAGCGGGCGCTCTCGGGCGGAGAGGACGGGCGCGAGGTCGTCGATCCGTTTCTGGATACGGTCGCCCGCGTGCTCGCCCCCGACGGCGTCGTGTTCCTGCTCGTGAGCAGTCTCACCGGCGTCGACGAAGTCGTCGAGCGCGCCGGCGAGAACGGCTTCAGCGCCGTCGCCGTCGCCGACGAGTCGTTTCCCTTCGAGACGCTGACCGTTCTCGAACTGCTGTAGGCTGGTTCCGTCGCACGCACTGTCTCGGCGCAGCCAGAGCTGTGCTCCTTCTTCGATGGGTTCGCTCGAGCGTACTCGAGACGTCTCCCGTTTGGCGGGGACGGAGCCAGTCGATCGACCCGAGCCGTGCCACAGCGTTCAAGACAGTTCCCTCGAACGTTCGCGTATGCGACTCGAGGAGTACTGGGGAGTCGGGCCGAAGACCCGCGAGACGCTGGTCGCGGAACTCGGCAGGGAACGAGCCATCAGAGCGATCGAGAGCGGCGACGTTCGGACCCTCTCGGAGGCGGGATTGCCCCGCGGTCGGGCGACCCGCATTCTCCGGCGGGCGACCGGCGGCGCGGGAATGGACGTGCTGGCGACCAGCGACGCGCGCACGGCCTACAAGGAACTGCTCGATCTGGCGGTCGAACACGCGGTCACCGAGCGCGCGGCCGATCGGATCAGAGTGCTCACGCCCCGAACCAGCCGCGAGGAGATGACCGACCGGCTCGACGGCGTTCTGGCGGCCCGCGACGCCTGGACCGATCTCGAGGAGGCGGACAAAGACCGCGTGCTCGAGGCCTACGACCGCTACGACGAGCGCGACGAGAGCGAACACGCGGCCGTCGAAGCGGCGCTCGCGCTGCTCGAGGCGGGCGTCGACTCCGGGCCGTTCGAGACGATCGCCGAACTGGACCGCGAGACGCTCGCGGAGGCCGCCGACGCGCTCGGCGCGTTGACCGGCGGGCGCGTTCGCGAGGGAGCAGACGACGAACTCGATCGGCTCCGGACCGCCCTGGGGGCGGTCGAAGACATGGACGCGAACGCGCTCGAACTCATCGAGGAGCTTCGAGACGACGGCGTCCACGACGTCGAGGGCTTCCGCGACGCGTTCGAGGATCGGCTGCTGAGCGAGACGGGGGTCACGGTCGAGCAGGTTCGGGACGCGATGCCGACCGACGCCAGCGACGCCACCGACTTCGTCGGCGGCACGCTTCGGGAGCTTCGATCGAACCTCACCGGGGCCGTCGACGAGCGCGAGGCGGCCGTCGCGGCGGAGTTCGAGGAAACGCTCGAGGCGGCGGACGAGGCCGTCGAGAAAGCTGTCTCCGCGGTCGACGAGATCGCCTTACACCTCTCGCTCGCGCGGTTCGCGATCGCCTATGACTGTACGCGACCGACGTTCGTCGGGGACGAAGGCGCTCGGAGCGACGACGACGCGATTTCGGTGGTAAACGCTCGAAACCTCTCGCTCGAGGCGCGCGACGACGAGTCCGTCCAGCCGGTCACGTACGGCCTCGGATCTCACGGCGTGACGAGCGTCCCCGAGGAGGTCGGCTCCGTCCCCGGCGAGGAAGACGTGGCCGTCCTCACGGGGGCCAACAGCGGCGGGAAGACGACGCTGCTCGAGACGCTCTGTCAGGTCGTGTTGCTGGCGTCGATGGGGCTGCCCGTTCCGGCCGATCGGGCGGAAGTAACCCCCGTCGACTCGCTGGTCTTTCACCGACGCCACGCGAGTTTCAACGCCGGCGTGCTCGAGTCGACGCTGAAGTCGATCGTGCCGCCGCTTTCGTCCGGCGGCCGAACGCTGATGCTGGTCGACGAGTTCGAGGCGATCACCGAACCCGGCAGCGCGGCCGATCTATTACACGGGCTCGTCACGCTCTCGGTCGACAGGGACGCGATGGGCGTGTTCGTCACGCACCTCGCGGACGACTTAGAGCCCCTGCCAGAGGCGGCCCGCGTCGACGGTATCTTCGCGGAGGGGCTCGATCCCGACCTCGAGTTGCTCGTCGATTACCAGCCCCGATTCAACACCGTCGGGCGCTCGACCCCGGAGTTCATCGTCTCGAGGCTGGTCGCGAACGCGACGGATCGAACCGAGCG is part of the Halostagnicola kamekurae genome and harbors:
- a CDS encoding DUF655 domain-containing protein; translation: MSEAERDETNVRRTVVLDYLAHGLSDDGRPQYAKSPAGYAMDIEDFSLYEVAFDEDERLTIGSEVVVEPAEERDIVVEAREVEYDDLSSGAQSELEYVVQDLVADHEERFVDFYNEAQPITLRLHQLNLLPGIGKKLRNGILDERKRKPFDDFEELADRVSGLHDPDEILVERIIQELRDDDLKYKTFVGQRDQE
- a CDS encoding 16S ribosomal RNA methyltransferase A — protein: MRDPDGLIARAGVRGDPDRDQHFLIDDRVLDRLPTYLTEIDADTSHVLEIGGGTGALTDRLLAVADAVTVIERDRKLAAFLREEFADEIEDGRLTVVEGDALEVELPGFTASVSNLPYGVSSEITFRLLPESRPLVLMFQQEFAERMVAEPGASEYGRLSVSTQHYADVELVETIPKEAFSPPPAVQSAVVRLAPRDPEYEVDDEGFFLRFVKALFTQRRKTMRNAVRNTGHISRLADPDAVVDAADEDLLRKRPDAVTPAEFAALANLATDVSDRTDG
- a CDS encoding elongation factor 1-beta, giving the protein MGKVAAKIKVMPNSPEIDLDALQERLESALPEGAKINGTEREEVAFGLVALYATVIVPDGAGGTETVEESFGDVEGVESVGVENVGRI
- a CDS encoding RNA polymerase Rpb4 family protein, whose amino-acid sequence is MTIFKEIVDEEFLTVSDVKEHLADIETERALEEDRELRYELARTIEHVNRFAVLDPEDAQALVEDLQDHEKVDEETAYKITNLLPQDRDELRSVYAQQRYSLSGDELDEILNTIARYA
- a CDS encoding HemK2/MTQ2 family protein methyltransferase encodes the protein MDLADRRDLETDVYQPAEDSELLADAACDRLEEEDLVLEVGTGSGYVANRLAEETGARVIASDVNPHALAQARSEGVEPVRADLVEPFADGRFDAVAFNPPYLPTESDTEWDDWMERALSGGEDGREVVDPFLDTVARVLAPDGVVFLLVSSLTGVDEVVERAGENGFSAVAVADESFPFETLTVLELL
- a CDS encoding mechanosensitive ion channel family protein, with product MFEVLFGLDWLGEQFSTSTQRLVVTIATVGVLLYVVVSYQRIQNWLSTRTRALYADFVTMFLLFCACGVALAVILGVWQETTLITNEFERLNPQSPEIARAVISAILLLSGFIVTRFVRRVIQELFSSSTAVTDHQREVTHRLTQVAIWALTMVVILGVWIDDLNGLLVGAGLFGAGLGMAAKQTLSSVLAGFVLMFSRPFEIGDWIEVQDSEGTVTDISIFNTRIQSFDGEYIMVPNDIIASGMIINRSRRGRLRVEIEIGVDYTADVERAAELAEQTLQDLEIAQTAPAPHVVSKGFGDSAVLLSARFWIDKPSARRRWRARTAGVTAIKDAFDEEGIKIPYPQRELSGRAERGGFVLANDEGIEPASADAANSDDDSSGSHAAQYDERTDARSKRADSDSGRDANSDGDGSDSESDEDGERVAPSEDG
- a CDS encoding HVO_2753 family zinc finger protein gives rise to the protein MSSTDRRETRSCVSCGINISGTNAAAFKCPECGNQIYRCAKCRKQSNLYECDDCGFTGP
- a CDS encoding MutS-related protein, with protein sequence MRLEEYWGVGPKTRETLVAELGRERAIRAIESGDVRTLSEAGLPRGRATRILRRATGGAGMDVLATSDARTAYKELLDLAVEHAVTERAADRIRVLTPRTSREEMTDRLDGVLAARDAWTDLEEADKDRVLEAYDRYDERDESEHAAVEAALALLEAGVDSGPFETIAELDRETLAEAADALGALTGGRVREGADDELDRLRTALGAVEDMDANALELIEELRDDGVHDVEGFRDAFEDRLLSETGVTVEQVRDAMPTDASDATDFVGGTLRELRSNLTGAVDEREAAVAAEFEETLEAADEAVEKAVSAVDEIALHLSLARFAIAYDCTRPTFVGDEGARSDDDAISVVNARNLSLEARDDESVQPVTYGLGSHGVTSVPEEVGSVPGEEDVAVLTGANSGGKTTLLETLCQVVLLASMGLPVPADRAEVTPVDSLVFHRRHASFNAGVLESTLKSIVPPLSSGGRTLMLVDEFEAITEPGSAADLLHGLVTLSVDRDAMGVFVTHLADDLEPLPEAARVDGIFAEGLDPDLELLVDYQPRFNTVGRSTPEFIVSRLVANATDRTERTGFETLAEAVGDEIVQRTLADARWNE
- a CDS encoding 50S ribosomal protein L21e, with the protein product MPKSNGPRQGTRRKLANDPRDRGTSPPQRAIQDYDDGQKVHLKIDPSIPDGRFHPRFDGQTGRVVGKQGSAFKVQINDGGKDKTVLVSAAHMSAQE